In a single window of the Limisphaerales bacterium genome:
- a CDS encoding PQQ-binding-like beta-propeller repeat protein has translation MRWIKSVNKPAIKMKIFIAVLVQPSAKLKLWEFVTGGNVSSPPAIGSDGTVYVGSVDKKVCAIKTDSKGPAKSPWPMRGQNPQHTGHAPAK, from the coding sequence ATGAGGTGGATAAAATCAGTAAATAAACCGGCCATAAAGATGAAAATATTTATAGCGGTACTCGTTCAACCCTCCGCAAAGCTCAAGCTGTGGGAATTTGTAACGGGAGGTAATGTGTCCTCCCCCCCCGCCATCGGTTCTGATGGCACAGTTTACGTTGGGTCAGTTGACAAAAAAGTCTGCGCCATCAAGACCGATTCCAAAGGCCCCGCCAAAAGCCCGTGGCCCATGCGCGGCCAAAACCCCCAACACACCGGCCACGCGCCTGCCAAGTAA
- a CDS encoding amidohydrolase has product MTRREAILTGAAALTGCATLSPNHTGHIDAHSHIWTDEVNRFPLAPGKTVADLKPRTFTPETLIALGDTENVTRHVLISHGTYHGYNNDYYIHAAKKSPGVFAIVGAMDPALNHIPTRMIANRKLGITGYRILPKNNTDWLQAAPMQTMWRTGATERIAMCPLIDPKFIAGLGPMCERFPDTPVVIDHCARIDTQHETELTQLCALAKHKNVHVKISAFYAFGAKKPPYDEQIPKVKRLFEVYGPQRLMWASDCPYQLGGENTYAASIALVRDKLDFVTAEDKRWLLRRTAEKVFFS; this is encoded by the coding sequence ATGACCCGCCGCGAAGCCATCCTCACGGGCGCTGCCGCACTCACCGGCTGCGCCACGCTCTCCCCAAATCACACCGGCCACATCGATGCCCACAGCCATATTTGGACTGACGAGGTGAATCGATTCCCCTTGGCGCCCGGCAAGACGGTGGCTGACCTTAAGCCGCGCACGTTCACGCCCGAAACTCTCATCGCTCTGGGCGACACTGAAAACGTCACGCGCCACGTCCTCATTTCCCACGGGACTTATCACGGCTACAACAACGACTACTATATTCACGCCGCCAAGAAATCCCCGGGCGTATTTGCCATTGTCGGCGCGATGGATCCCGCGCTGAACCACATCCCCACCCGCATGATTGCCAACCGCAAACTCGGCATCACCGGCTACCGCATCCTGCCCAAAAACAATACTGACTGGCTTCAAGCCGCGCCTATGCAAACTATGTGGCGCACCGGCGCAACTGAACGCATTGCAATGTGCCCGCTCATCGACCCCAAGTTCATCGCCGGCCTCGGCCCGATGTGTGAAAGGTTTCCTGACACTCCTGTTGTCATTGATCACTGCGCCCGCATCGATACGCAGCATGAAACCGAACTGACCCAACTCTGCGCCCTCGCAAAACACAAAAACGTGCACGTGAAAATTTCCGCGTTCTACGCCTTCGGTGCCAAGAAACCGCCGTACGACGAGCAAATCCCAAAAGTCAAACGCCTCTTCGAAGTCTACGGCCCGCAACGCCTCATGTGGGCCAGTGACTGCCCGTATCAGCTCGGCGGCGAAAACACCTACGCTGCCTCCATCGCGCTGGTGCGCGACAAGTTGGATTTTGTAACCGCCGAGGACAAACGATGGCTCCTGCGGCGCACGGCTGAAAAAGTATTTTTCAGTTAA
- a CDS encoding DNA polymerase IV — protein sequence MVSRLPSRILHVDGDTFFASCEVALDASLSGRAVWVGGGRRGDGIVIAANREAKRFGIHTGMACFEAKRVCPHGVLAKPQYDEYRRLSKEMFQIMEAYTPTLVPMSIDEGFLDLTSMDRHVWRDTTEATAADYVNGLRDRIQTELRLPVSAGLGRSTWMAKLATSAAKPGFVEVPPDREQEFLADRPVSELAGVGKRRERSLAALGALTFGDVARLPSTMLKQKFGIWGQQLWLFANGHWNEPLLLEVKDRTTISSSTTLPYDEPDYAAALIFALSESTRMIGQLRREGLQARELSLTVRFTDFTESGAMHRFDHPQFRNSVINTVLEGLFDEVMAGHAQPVRQIRLGFNNLKPLDTQPTLWGSTEAERWGALDAAMQKLEGQWGSDTVLTGAQYALRHQDTTHSNPKPKCPFVPAREMAQKLWGEKLERLSRHHS from the coding sequence ATGGTTTCGAGGCTGCCCAGTCGCATTTTGCATGTGGATGGCGACACCTTTTTCGCAAGTTGCGAGGTGGCGCTAGATGCCTCGTTGTCGGGGCGCGCGGTATGGGTGGGGGGCGGTCGACGTGGGGACGGCATTGTGATCGCGGCCAATCGCGAGGCAAAACGGTTTGGCATTCACACGGGCATGGCGTGCTTCGAGGCCAAACGCGTGTGCCCGCACGGGGTGCTGGCTAAGCCGCAATATGACGAGTATCGGCGGTTGTCCAAGGAGATGTTCCAGATCATGGAGGCGTACACGCCGACGCTGGTGCCGATGTCGATCGATGAAGGGTTCCTCGACCTCACGAGCATGGACCGGCATGTGTGGCGCGACACCACGGAGGCGACGGCGGCGGATTATGTGAACGGCCTGCGGGACCGCATTCAAACAGAGCTGCGGTTGCCGGTCTCGGCTGGGTTGGGGCGCAGCACGTGGATGGCGAAGCTGGCAACCAGTGCGGCCAAGCCGGGTTTTGTGGAGGTGCCGCCGGATCGAGAACAGGAATTTTTGGCCGACCGCCCCGTGAGCGAACTGGCCGGGGTGGGCAAGCGCCGCGAACGTTCGCTGGCGGCGCTGGGCGCCTTGACCTTCGGCGACGTAGCGCGCCTGCCGTCGACGATGTTAAAACAAAAGTTTGGCATTTGGGGTCAGCAACTTTGGCTCTTCGCCAACGGGCATTGGAACGAGCCGTTGCTCCTGGAAGTGAAGGATCGCACCACGATTTCCAGCAGCACCACGTTGCCGTACGACGAGCCGGACTACGCGGCGGCGCTGATTTTTGCGCTCAGCGAAAGCACGCGGATGATCGGTCAGCTGCGGCGCGAGGGATTGCAGGCGCGGGAATTGAGCCTGACGGTGCGTTTCACGGATTTCACCGAGAGCGGCGCGATGCATCGCTTTGATCACCCGCAGTTTCGCAACTCCGTGATCAACACGGTCCTCGAGGGGCTCTTTGATGAAGTGATGGCTGGGCACGCGCAGCCGGTGCGCCAGATCCGTTTAGGATTCAACAATCTCAAGCCGCTCGACACCCAGCCCACGCTCTGGGGTAGCACCGAAGCCGAACGCTGGGGCGCGCTGGATGCGGCTATGCAAAAGCTCGAGGGCCAATGGGGTAGCGACACTGTTCTTACCGGCGCGCAGTACGCCCTGCGGCATCAGGACACCACGCACTCGAATCCCAAACCCAAGTGCCCGTTCGTGCCCGCCCGCGAAATGGCGCAGAAGTTATGGGGCGAGAAGTTGGAGCGGCTCAGTCGGCATCACTCTTAA
- a CDS encoding PmoA family protein has translation MPFQLPTCQVVPLPDHQVSLQIDGEERTRWHFDAKYPRPFFYPLIGPSGDTLTRMGHPGAQNHDHHRSVWWAHAKVDGEDYWSENGGTQIRQRQWLAYADGDHEAIMATRAGWINKAGREVLEQEMVTSVRPGPAGEWFLELQSTFTPKAAAVTLEQSNFGLFAVRVAAGVAAYWGDGKITSSEGAEGEPAIFGQSAAWMDYTGAVAARRNGKRVAVTEGITYFDHEANPSYPSHWHVREDGWMGASLCRHEPVVIRQEKPLRVRYLLHIHREVVNPAVAGRLADLFNASPGFTVSQAKRKHRQFEVAREK, from the coding sequence ATGCCGTTCCAATTGCCCACCTGTCAGGTTGTTCCGCTTCCGGATCATCAAGTCTCCCTACAAATCGATGGCGAAGAGCGGACGCGCTGGCATTTTGATGCGAAATATCCGCGCCCGTTTTTTTATCCGCTGATCGGCCCCTCGGGCGACACGCTTACGCGCATGGGGCATCCGGGCGCGCAGAATCATGATCACCACCGCTCGGTGTGGTGGGCGCACGCAAAGGTGGATGGCGAGGATTACTGGAGCGAAAACGGCGGCACACAAATCCGTCAACGCCAGTGGTTGGCCTATGCCGATGGCGATCACGAGGCGATCATGGCCACGCGCGCAGGCTGGATCAACAAGGCCGGCCGCGAAGTGCTTGAGCAGGAGATGGTCACTTCCGTGCGGCCGGGGCCGGCGGGCGAATGGTTTCTGGAATTGCAATCTACCTTCACGCCCAAGGCCGCGGCCGTGACACTGGAGCAAAGCAATTTTGGATTGTTCGCGGTGCGCGTGGCGGCGGGAGTGGCGGCGTACTGGGGCGATGGCAAGATTACCAGCAGCGAAGGGGCGGAAGGCGAACCCGCGATCTTTGGGCAATCGGCGGCCTGGATGGATTACACCGGTGCAGTGGCGGCGCGGCGCAATGGCAAACGCGTGGCGGTGACCGAGGGGATTACGTATTTCGATCACGAGGCGAATCCCAGCTATCCTTCGCACTGGCACGTGCGCGAAGACGGCTGGATGGGGGCTTCGTTGTGCCGGCATGAACCGGTGGTGATCCGGCAGGAAAAACCTTTGCGCGTGCGATATCTACTGCACATCCATCGCGAGGTTGTGAACCCCGCCGTGGCCGGGCGGTTGGCCGATCTATTCAACGCCAGCCCGGGCTTCACCGTCAGCCAAGCCAAACGCAAGCATCGGCAGTTCGAGGTGGCGCGGGAAAAATAA
- a CDS encoding Gfo/Idh/MocA family oxidoreductase — translation MNRRTFLATGSAAVATSALALNPPRKLRVGVIGHTGRGDYGHGLDTVWLKLPDTEIEAVADAHINGLANARKRLQVPQGFADYREMLRKVKLDIVAVCPRHADQHHDMALAAIEAGVRGIYIEKPFVRTPAEVDSLTAACNKHGTKIAIAHRNRWHPMLAVIDQFIADGHLGKILEIRGRGKGDRRGGGEDLWVLGSHVLNLIHYFGGKPLTCSARMFQDGQPVVGAHVKDGNEGLGPLAGNALHARYEMERGMIAYFDSLANDGTQNHGFGLHLVGSKGILAIRNDRQPFAYWVPGNPLGPSRESRPWTPFTTAGPGKEEPNLQAVQDVHSHITPAKDLVRAVHDDRQPLCNLDEGGMTVEMICAVFESHRQSGRAVPIPLKERGNALAKLN, via the coding sequence ATGAACCGCCGCACATTTCTGGCTACCGGCAGTGCCGCTGTCGCCACTTCCGCGCTCGCGCTGAATCCGCCCCGCAAACTGCGCGTGGGCGTCATCGGCCACACCGGCCGCGGCGATTATGGGCACGGGTTGGATACTGTTTGGCTCAAGCTGCCGGACACCGAAATCGAGGCCGTGGCCGATGCCCACATCAACGGCTTGGCCAATGCCCGCAAACGCCTGCAGGTCCCGCAGGGCTTCGCCGATTACCGCGAGATGCTGCGCAAGGTGAAGCTCGATATCGTGGCCGTCTGCCCGCGCCACGCCGATCAACATCACGACATGGCCCTCGCCGCCATCGAAGCCGGTGTGCGCGGCATTTACATCGAGAAACCTTTTGTGCGCACTCCGGCCGAGGTCGATTCACTGACTGCCGCCTGCAACAAGCACGGTACCAAAATCGCAATCGCCCATCGCAATCGCTGGCATCCCATGCTCGCGGTGATCGACCAGTTTATTGCTGACGGACATCTCGGCAAGATTCTCGAAATCCGCGGACGCGGCAAAGGCGACCGGCGCGGCGGCGGCGAAGATCTGTGGGTGCTCGGCTCGCATGTGTTGAATCTCATCCACTACTTCGGCGGCAAACCACTCACCTGCTCGGCCCGGATGTTTCAGGATGGCCAACCCGTCGTCGGCGCGCACGTGAAAGACGGCAACGAAGGTCTGGGCCCGTTGGCCGGCAATGCACTGCACGCGCGCTACGAAATGGAGCGCGGCATGATCGCCTACTTCGATTCCCTCGCCAACGACGGCACGCAAAACCACGGCTTCGGCCTGCACCTCGTCGGCAGCAAAGGCATCCTCGCCATCCGCAACGACCGCCAACCCTTCGCCTACTGGGTGCCCGGCAATCCCCTCGGCCCTTCGCGCGAATCGCGCCCCTGGACGCCCTTCACCACCGCCGGGCCCGGCAAGGAGGAACCGAATCTTCAGGCCGTGCAGGATGTGCATTCCCACATTACCCCCGCCAAAGATTTGGTCCGCGCCGTGCACGATGATCGCCAACCCCTCTGCAATCTGGACGAAGGCGGCATGACCGTGGAAATGATCTGCGCGGTATTTGAATCCCACCGCCAAAGCGGCCGCGCCGTACCCATTCCCCTCAAGGAACGCGGCAACGCACTGGCGAAGCTGAACTAA
- a CDS encoding DUF1501 domain-containing protein yields the protein MKTGNNFCGSAEHDVSRRAFLGTMGAAGLVGTTGAVHALSEKGLTKALKQSNKRVILLWLAGGASQLETWDPKPGTVTGGPFAEIATDIPGVRISELMPQMAKRMKHSCVVRSLNTRDGGHGGGAQMMMRGRKDEPTLKYPDLGAVVARELGQMESQVPDYVNFYTSTEGRNSARVSPGFLGARYGAIHLHDGEKLTLPNIKKLDTITQGDHEARAQLRQLLSDRFAQGRELPVVKSHAAAYARVHGLMSSEKLFDVSGEPRKIREMYGLTQFGEQVLMARRMVEAGVPFVRVSRAWWDSHGQNFETHQELVPELDRVLAALIDDLKQRGMFDDVLIVTMAEFGRTPRINGSLGRDHFASAWSASLHGSGVKGGAVFGKTDAKGEKVTEGEVGAGEFFATILEAAGIDHHKEYHVGARPIPLVNPGIKPIREVLA from the coding sequence ATGAAAACGGGCAATAATTTTTGCGGGTCGGCGGAGCATGATGTCAGCCGCCGGGCATTTCTCGGTACGATGGGTGCGGCGGGACTCGTCGGCACCACGGGCGCAGTGCATGCGCTTAGCGAGAAGGGGTTGACCAAGGCGCTGAAGCAGAGCAACAAGCGCGTCATTCTACTGTGGCTGGCGGGCGGCGCGAGCCAACTTGAGACGTGGGATCCCAAGCCGGGCACGGTGACCGGTGGCCCCTTCGCCGAGATCGCCACGGACATCCCCGGCGTACGCATTAGCGAACTAATGCCGCAAATGGCCAAGCGCATGAAGCACTCCTGTGTTGTGCGTTCCCTCAACACCCGCGACGGCGGCCATGGCGGAGGAGCGCAGATGATGATGCGCGGACGCAAGGATGAGCCGACCCTAAAGTATCCCGACCTCGGCGCGGTGGTCGCGCGCGAACTGGGCCAAATGGAAAGTCAGGTTCCCGATTACGTTAATTTTTACACCAGCACCGAGGGGCGAAATTCCGCGCGCGTGTCACCGGGCTTTTTGGGTGCGCGTTATGGGGCCATTCATTTGCATGACGGCGAAAAACTCACCCTGCCCAACATCAAGAAACTGGACACCATCACGCAGGGCGACCACGAAGCACGCGCGCAGTTGCGTCAGCTGTTGAGCGACCGCTTTGCACAGGGGCGAGAACTGCCGGTGGTGAAAAGCCACGCCGCCGCTTACGCCCGGGTGCACGGGTTGATGAGCAGTGAGAAACTTTTTGACGTGTCAGGCGAACCGAGAAAAATCCGCGAAATGTACGGGCTCACGCAGTTTGGCGAGCAAGTGCTGATGGCGCGGCGCATGGTTGAGGCGGGCGTGCCCTTTGTGCGCGTGAGCCGTGCTTGGTGGGACAGCCACGGGCAAAATTTTGAAACCCATCAGGAACTCGTGCCCGAATTAGACCGCGTGCTCGCAGCGCTGATCGACGATCTTAAGCAGCGTGGTATGTTTGACGACGTACTCATCGTGACGATGGCCGAATTCGGCCGCACACCGCGCATCAACGGCAGCCTGGGGCGCGATCACTTTGCCTCCGCATGGAGCGCGTCTCTGCATGGCAGCGGCGTGAAGGGAGGAGCGGTGTTTGGCAAAACGGATGCCAAAGGTGAAAAGGTCACCGAAGGCGAAGTTGGCGCCGGCGAATTTTTTGCCACCATTCTAGAGGCTGCAGGCATTGACCATCACAAAGAATACCACGTCGGCGCGCGCCCCATCCCGCTGGTCAACCCGGGCATCAAACCTATCCGCGAAGTACTCGCATAA
- a CDS encoding DUF1553 domain-containing protein, with protein MRYTLVLLVGLTLQLSAAEKPNAADITFFEEKIRPILAEKCFKCHSERAQKLKGNLKLDSREGIFKGGEEGPSITEGKPNESLLIKAIRHKIPDLEMPPKEKLPAAVIQDFERWITHGAVFPEGAVKVEQAWWDRIDLKTIAPHGKGIAEVVDFYVDAKLAADKVKPAPAADDYEFARRATLDLAGRIPIVPELNAFIAGKSKTKRNELIDRLMKSDSFLRHQVVELNWLLMDKQDSKMGKYLTTALKDGRTWDQIFREIILADQTDKNMRDGAVFIKERVKDPDVLTVDVSVKFFGVNISCARCHDHPEVPSWKQDNYFGMKSFFNRTYDNGDYFGEREYGQVSFTTTRGESKQAKPIFLSGAEIQEPQSVEPDKKSKEEEKKRNEKFKKEKQPLPPPKYSRRAQLVKAGLKSENNGYFARAIVNRIWHQMFGYGLVMPLDQMHGANTPSHPELLQWLARDLIEHDYDLRRTIRGLAQSNAYARTSRWSDSQRPAPVYFAAALPRALTPHQYGASLNIAVQNPGDVTKQNPEEQAKRIAAWEKSGHGWASKFERPRELFQISVDEALYFSNNDRVRNELLNENGKLVGMILKLKGRDNRIETAWLTILSRKPTQAEIAAVEAYLSDRGDRLTGAWKQIVWSLLTSAEMRFNH; from the coding sequence ATGCGATACACGCTGGTTTTATTAGTGGGGCTGACTCTGCAACTTTCTGCTGCGGAAAAACCAAACGCGGCAGACATCACCTTCTTTGAGGAAAAAATCCGCCCGATCCTTGCGGAGAAATGTTTCAAATGCCATTCCGAACGCGCGCAGAAATTGAAGGGAAACCTCAAGCTCGATTCGCGTGAGGGTATATTTAAAGGTGGCGAGGAAGGGCCATCCATCACCGAGGGAAAACCGAACGAGAGTTTATTGATCAAGGCAATTCGACATAAGATTCCAGACCTTGAAATGCCGCCGAAAGAGAAATTGCCGGCCGCAGTGATTCAGGATTTCGAGCGTTGGATTACCCACGGTGCGGTCTTCCCCGAAGGTGCAGTGAAAGTGGAACAAGCGTGGTGGGACAGGATCGACCTTAAAACAATTGCGCCCCATGGGAAAGGGATCGCGGAGGTGGTTGATTTTTATGTAGACGCAAAGCTCGCGGCGGACAAAGTGAAACCGGCCCCCGCAGCGGATGATTATGAATTTGCGAGACGCGCCACGTTGGATTTGGCCGGACGCATCCCGATCGTACCGGAACTGAACGCTTTCATCGCCGGGAAATCAAAAACCAAGCGAAACGAATTAATCGATCGGCTGATGAAATCGGATTCATTTCTGCGACATCAGGTGGTGGAGCTGAACTGGCTGTTGATGGACAAGCAGGACAGCAAAATGGGCAAATACCTGACCACGGCGTTGAAGGATGGTCGGACTTGGGATCAGATATTTCGCGAGATCATTCTGGCGGATCAAACGGATAAAAACATGCGCGATGGTGCGGTGTTCATCAAGGAACGGGTTAAGGATCCGGACGTGTTGACGGTGGATGTGAGTGTGAAATTTTTCGGCGTGAATATTTCGTGCGCGCGCTGCCATGACCATCCGGAAGTACCCTCGTGGAAACAGGATAATTATTTTGGGATGAAATCATTTTTCAACCGCACCTACGATAATGGCGATTACTTTGGCGAACGGGAATACGGTCAAGTGAGTTTCACGACGACCCGAGGCGAATCCAAACAGGCCAAGCCAATTTTTTTATCCGGCGCGGAAATCCAGGAACCCCAATCCGTGGAGCCCGACAAAAAATCGAAAGAGGAGGAAAAGAAACGCAACGAGAAATTTAAAAAGGAAAAGCAACCACTCCCGCCGCCGAAATACAGTCGCCGGGCTCAATTGGTGAAGGCAGGGCTGAAGTCAGAAAACAACGGCTACTTTGCGCGGGCCATTGTGAACCGCATTTGGCATCAGATGTTCGGGTACGGCTTGGTGATGCCGTTGGACCAAATGCATGGCGCGAACACGCCCAGCCATCCGGAGCTGCTTCAATGGCTGGCGCGCGACCTGATTGAGCACGATTATGATTTGCGCCGCACCATTCGCGGGCTGGCTCAAAGCAACGCGTACGCCCGCACCAGTCGTTGGAGCGATTCGCAACGGCCGGCGCCCGTGTACTTTGCTGCGGCATTGCCACGCGCGTTAACGCCCCACCAATACGGGGCGTCACTGAACATCGCCGTTCAGAATCCCGGCGATGTCACGAAACAAAATCCGGAGGAACAAGCAAAGCGCATCGCCGCATGGGAAAAAAGCGGGCACGGATGGGCGTCCAAATTTGAAAGGCCGCGTGAACTGTTCCAAATCAGCGTGGACGAGGCACTCTATTTCAGCAACAACGACCGTGTGCGCAACGAGTTGTTAAATGAAAATGGCAAGCTCGTCGGTATGATTTTGAAACTCAAGGGCCGAGACAACCGCATTGAAACCGCCTGGCTCACCATCCTTTCCCGCAAACCTACCCAAGCGGAAATTGCGGCTGTCGAAGCTTATCTCAGCGACCGTGGCGATCGCCTCACAGGCGCTTGGAAACAAATCGTGTGGTCGCTGCTGACCAGCGCGGAGATGCGGTTCAATCATTGA